Part of the bacterium genome is shown below.
ACCCTCTGGCAGGCAATTATATCAAAAACTTGAATCTATGTCAATTAAATTTCTTGTAACTGCTGTGATTCAGACACTGGACATCAACCATCAACCATCAACTATCAACCATCAACTATCAACCATACTAATGTGAAGTTTTGGTTAATATTTACTATACTTATCGGCATTTCTAAGTAAAATTTTGAATAATAACTGCTATATAGTCTACTGTCTGAATCACAGATTGCGATTAATCAACTTGACAAATTTAATAAATTCTGTATAATTATCAGTAAGCAAAATTTGTAACCGTTCAGCCACAGAGGCACAGAGTTCACAGAGAATTAGAGAAATTAGCTACATAAGGACACGAATTAACCTGTGACATTCGATAAATGAAGTGCGAACCTTTAGGTTCGCTTTCCTGCTTGCCAGAAGCGAGGCTAAAACCTCGCACTACAAATCTTTTTATTATTCGTGTTCATTCGTAGTTATATATTCCCTCTGTGTTCTCTGTGACTCTGTGGCTATATCTCTGAACGGTTACAGAAAATAAAGTTAAAATTGGAAATTCGAAATTAGAAATTAAGGAAGGAAGTAAAAGCCCAATTTCTAATTTCCAATTTCAACTTTCTGTGAACGCTTACAAATGACATTCGAAAGAAATCATAGGAAACGATAGAAGGAACCGTCCCGAATTTTCAGTGTTTCATCTGTGTCCATCTGTGGCTGAATAGTTTTCTTCTCTGCGTCTCTGTGTCTCTGCGGTGAACGGTTACTTTATAAGGAGGTCAAAGAGAAAATATGGATATTTTTGATGCGTTGATTTTAGGTATAGTTCAAGGAGTAACAGAATTTATTCCGGTGAGCTCCTCGGCTCATCTCGTCATTGTGCCAGAATTACTACAGATTGCAAAACCATCACTTAGTTTTGATACTATGTTACATTTTGGCACATTCCTATCACTGATGTTAATCTACTGGAAGGATATTTTGAAACTTATCCGTGCCTGCGGTGAAATATCAAATGATATTTTTTTTAAAAGGGAATTTAAAAGCGTCCAGAATGACGATTATAAAAGATTAGTTTTTTTAATCATCCTGACTACAATTCCAGCATGCCTGGTGGGGATACTTCTTGAAGATTATGTTGAAGCATTATTCAAAAGCCCTTTAGCGGTAGGATTTTTCCTGTTAGGGACAGGGTTTATATTAGCCATAGGTCAGCGTAATCTAAATGGTAAAAAGGATATTTTAAATATGACCGTCCAGGACGCCTTATTTATTGGTGTCGCCCAGGCATTAGCACTTGCCCCAGGTATTTCCCGTTCCGGGATAACGATTACAGCTGGGTTATATCGTGGGTTAAATAAAGATTTAGCCCCTAATTATGCCTTCTTAATTGCCTTACCGGTCATTTTAGGTGCAACTATTTTACAACTGAAAGATGTAGAAATAGAGAGTTTATATCTCTTTATCATAGGTGTTTTATCTGCCTTTATAAGCGGCTATCTGGCAATTAAGGTGCTTTTGAAGATAGTCAAACAAGGAAAATTAATTATCTTCGCAGGGTATTGTTGGATAATAGGATTGATAATGATTCTTTGGGAAATCTATAAGTGAGAAAAATGGGAAGGTGGGAAAAGGAGCAAGTGGAACAGTCAGCAATTCTCATTATGACAGAAATTGTGTAAAAAAGGG
Proteins encoded:
- a CDS encoding undecaprenyl-diphosphate phosphatase; translated protein: MDIFDALILGIVQGVTEFIPVSSSAHLVIVPELLQIAKPSLSFDTMLHFGTFLSLMLIYWKDILKLIRACGEISNDIFFKREFKSVQNDDYKRLVFLIILTTIPACLVGILLEDYVEALFKSPLAVGFFLLGTGFILAIGQRNLNGKKDILNMTVQDALFIGVAQALALAPGISRSGITITAGLYRGLNKDLAPNYAFLIALPVILGATILQLKDVEIESLYLFIIGVLSAFISGYLAIKVLLKIVKQGKLIIFAGYCWIIGLIMILWEIYK